The following proteins are encoded in a genomic region of Corticium candelabrum chromosome 19, ooCorCand1.1, whole genome shotgun sequence:
- the LOC134194498 gene encoding uncharacterized protein LOC134194498: MSRDKLGLLQKCSQRWGSKQYMQMKNRSSTTTTTRLTDVSEDSLRVLKQVEIIRDTIGRIEKDLPAVRTSLRRLLAAVNEKDKQNVQDRLTELNESAKRTQLLLVSMDSFCKQERPDSTLARIVKTQQMTLSCNLMKIIEELRDCLEVLTTLARKRRSRSNSFGIVTDCIVLPLQCQSRSKSSPIRLSTSCPELGKKLEEEEVALHSMAPRRDHLKEVEIQLAKVRKLAATVEDLVSDHNEFNNIKLHVKAHKCFPLQMSTETRRLSTGELVPCA; encoded by the coding sequence ATGTCGAGAGACAAACTGGGTTTGCTGCAGAAGTGCTCTCAACGATGGGGATCGAAACAGTACATGCAGATGAAAAATCGTTCCAGCACAACTACTACTACCCGCCTTACTGACGTCAGTGAGGATTCGCTGCGAGTTTTGAAACAAGTCGAAATCATTCGAGACACCATAGGACGTATTGAGAAAGACCTTCCAGCGGTGCGAACGTCTCTGCGGAGATTACTTGCTGCAGTCAatgagaaagacaaacagaacgtGCAGGATCGTCTCACTGAACTAAATGAAAGTGCAAAGAGAACCCAACTACTGCTCGTCTCCATGGACTCGTTTTGCAAACAAGAACGCCCAGATAGTACGCTTGCAAGAATAGTAAAGACCCAGCAGATGACGCTGAGCTGCAACCTGATGAAAATAATCGAAGAATTGAGAGACTGCTTGGAGGTGTTAACCACTCTAGCACGGAAACGACGGAGCAGATCAAATTCCTTTGGAATTGTAACAGACTGCATCGTCCTCCCCCTTCAATGTCAATCGAGAAGCAAGTCAAGCCCTATTCGACTATCGACCAGTTGTCCAGAATTAGGGAAGAAGctggaggaggaggaggtggcGTTGCACTCCATGGCTCCACGGAGAGACCATCTGAAGGAAGTGGAAATACAACTTGCAAAAGTACGAAAACTGGCTGCAACAGTTGAAGATCTCGTGTCTGATCATAATGAATTCAATAACATCAAACTTCACGTGAAAGCACATAAGTGTTTTCCTCTGCAGATGTCTACAGAAACGAGGCGTCTTTCTACCGGTGAACTAGTTCCATGTGCATAA
- the LOC134195062 gene encoding uncharacterized protein LOC134195062, protein MSTDKLLSLQQLAVRWKRARYRKMSHVTDTPTDADHDTTQTQTDGSDLLSSLLHVVDGLRRELEQARVDVVQVEEAQHNLLVSVNDDEVRQLQQRFTKVLEGLKQIRFRLSIFEECVFNPRSKCLLPEEKGRLQPDEKGCLVVRLVRSHKLTLSLSLYACTQQLVDTWNGFVKHWNARPSRSKSIDVVPREFFDKSHSCVRRSGTRSVSLKKIAGKRVADKEYEAREQQLEMDRFAVMISDLVFGQDCLLNTIEHNLNR, encoded by the coding sequence ATGTCTACTGACAAGTTGCTGTCTTTGCAACAACTTGCTGTTCGATGGAAGCGCGCACGGTACCGCAAGATGTCACACGTAACCGACACACCGACAGATGCTGATCACGacaccacacaaactcaaACTGACGGCAGCGATTTGCTATCGAGTCTACTTCATGTCGTAGACGGACTGAGACGAGAGCTAGAACAAGCGAGGGTCGACGTGGTGCAAGTGGAAGAGGCCCAACACAACCTGCTAGTCTCAGTCAACGATGACGAAGTACGGCAACTGCAACAACGATTTACCAAAGTTCTCGAAGGATTGAAACAAATCCGATTTCGTTTATCCATCTTTGAGGAGTGTGTTTTCAATCCTAGAAGTAAGTGTCTACTACCAGAAGAGAAAGGGCGTCTACAACCAGATGAGAAAGGGTGTCTAGTGGTGAGACTTGTCAGATCTCACAAGTTGACGTTGAGTCTCAGCTTGTATGCCTGTACACAACAACTGGTGGACACTTGGAACGGGTTTGTTAAGCATTGGAACGCACGTCCAAGCCGTTCTAAGTCGATCGACGTCGTTCCCAGAGAATTTTTTGACAAGTCGCATTCTTGTGTGAGACGCTCTGGCACGAGATCAGTCAGCTTGAAGAAAATTGCTGGCAAGAGAGTAGCAGATAAAGAGTATGAGGCTAGAGAACAACAGCTAGAGATGGATCGGTTTGCTGTGATGATCTCAGACCTTGTATTCGGTCAAGACTGTTTGCTTAACACTATCGAACACAATCTCAACAGATGA
- the LOC134194497 gene encoding origin recognition complex subunit 2-like isoform X2 has protein sequence MHYANSRITIRPKMKRTRRAKYEEETTKGQKVASDDTTDDSDSLSSVDSFPVEDSMLARSLNEFTPSIADSFTIPKETASTISQQHEGNCGKDAIMTRSKTGTRQNQQRSGKMATQEGVFSKPKAAKKGKRRKPRLLIKKTAVQSAQDGVGTSKEVAKEQRLRKSRKSTSKVSVKEQDSVADSLDELESGSDCEVSKVTSTIARKLNGTAGNEAFLEMDEDLLTAYFTSHTSSKVHGTSDNTLDKLSIPRLDRQTVSASLASVLSHYEKEKAALLDTYSCLFDQWMLQLQNGFSIIVFGFGSKRSVLDQFRKEKLQDKHIHVVVNGYFPDLTLKEVLCQVSLGLLQKSLPYSNPMAYCQKIKDTVQNSKVLQHLFLLIHNIDGPRLRTNKVQTVLSLLAALPFIHLIASLDHVNGPLLWNQVTADRFNWLCDQSYTVTSVKHVLDSLTPNARSIFLLLCRYQLEHVKDSFYIGWSFNALYKACRENFLVNTDVTLRSQLTEFRDHKLIQSKKGPDGAEMLYVSVAQSVVKQVVDDFQ, from the exons ATGCATTACGCAAACTCCCGTATAACAATTAGGCCTAAGATGAAACGAACAAGAAGAGCCAAATATGAAGAGGAGACAACTAAAGGACAAAAAGTTGCATCGGACGATACGACAGATGACTCTGATTCTCTTTCATCTGTCGATTCATTTCCAGTTGAGG ATTCTATGCTGGCAAGAAGCCTGAACGAATTTACTCCGTCAATTGCAG acTCGTTTACCATTCCTAAGGAAACTGCTTCAACCATATCACAACAGCATGAAGGAAATTGTGGAAAAG ATGCTATCATGACTAGGTCAAAAACAGGTACTAGACAGAATCAACAGAGATCAGGCAAGATGGCTACTCAAG AGGGTGTCTTCAGTAAGCCGAAAGCTGCCAAAAAGGGAAAACGGAGAAAGCCAAGATTACTAATAAAGAAGACTGCTGTTCAAAGTGCACAAG ATGGTGTTGGTACTTCAAAAGAAGTTGCTAAGGAACAGAGACTACGCAAATCAAGAAAGTCTACTTCAAAAG TTTCAGTAAAGGAGCAAGACTCGGTTGCTGATAGTCTTGATGAACTGGAGTCTGGAAGCGATTGTGAAGTTTCCAAAGTCACCTCTACTATAGCAAG GAAATTGAATGGTACAGCAGGGAATGAAGCTTTTCTAGAAATGGAT GAGGATTTATTGACAGCATACTTTACAAGTCATACTTCGTCTAAGGTACACGGGACATCTGACAATACACTTGACAAGTTGTCTATCCCAAGACTGGATCGACAG ACAGTTTCTGCATCTCTTGCATCAGTATTGTCCCATTATGAAAAAGAAAAGGCAGCTCTGCTGGACACCTACTCTTGTCTCTTTGATCAGTGGATGCTACaacttca GAATGGGTTTAGCATCATTGTATTTGGATTTGGTTCTAAGCGATCTGTCTTGGATCAGTTCAGAAAGGAGAAGCTACAAGACAAACATATCCATGTTGTGGTGAATGGGTATTTTCCTGACTTGACTCTGAAAGAG GTATTGTGTCAAGTATCTCTTGGGTTGCTTCAAAAGAGTTTGCCTTATAGCAATCCAATGGCGTATTGTCAAAAAATCAAGGATACTGTTCAAAACTCGAAAG TTCTTCAGCATCTCTTTCTGCTAATTCACAATATCGACGGTCCAAGATTACGAACAAACAAG GTTCAGACAGTGCTGAGCCTATTGGCAGCATTACCATTCATACACCTGATCGCATCACTCGACCATGTGAATGGCCCATTGT TGTGGAATCAAGTAACAGCCGATCGCTTCAACTGGTTATG TGATCAATCCTACACTGTCACATCTGTCAAACACGTACTCGATAGCCTAACACCGAATGCCAG ATCAATTTTCCTACTGCTCTGTAGATATCAACTTGAACATGTGAAAGACTCGTTCTATATTG GTTGGTCATTCAATGCTCTGTACAAAGCCTGTCGAGAGAATTTTCTTGTAAACACTGATGTGACTCTAAGATCGCAGTTGACCGAATTTCGCGATCACAAACTCATTCAGTCAAAAAAG GGACCTGATGGAGCCGAGATGTTGTATGTGTCTGTAGCACAGTCAGTTGTCAAACAAGTTGTTGATGACTTCCAATGA
- the LOC134194497 gene encoding origin recognition complex subunit 2-like isoform X1, translating into MHYANSRITIRPKMKRTRRAKYEEETTKGQKVASDDTTDDSDSLSSVDSFPVEDSMLARSLNEFTPSIADSFTIPKETASTISQQHEGNCGKDAIMTRSKTGTRQNQQRSGKMATQEGVFSKPKAAKKGKRRKPRLLIKKTAVQSAQDGVGTSKEVAKEQRLRKSRKSTSKVSVKEQDSVADSLDELESGSDCEVSKVTSTIARKLNGTAGNEAFLEMDEDLLTAYFTSHTSSKVHGTSDNTLDKLSIPRLDRQTVSASLASVLSHYEKEKAALLDTYSCLFDQWMLQLQNGFSIIVFGFGSKRSVLDQFRKEKLQDKHIHVVVNGYFPDLTLKEVLCQVSLGLLQKSLPYSNPMAYCQKIKDTVQNSKVLQHLFLLIHNIDGPRLRTNKVQTVLSLLAALPFIHLIASLDHVNGPLLWNQVTADRFNWLWYDTTTFEAYHEETLYENSLLVQSDQSYTVTSVKHVLDSLTPNARSIFLLLCRYQLEHVKDSFYIGWSFNALYKACRENFLVNTDVTLRSQLTEFRDHKLIQSKKGPDGAEMLYVSVAQSVVKQVVDDFQ; encoded by the exons ATGCATTACGCAAACTCCCGTATAACAATTAGGCCTAAGATGAAACGAACAAGAAGAGCCAAATATGAAGAGGAGACAACTAAAGGACAAAAAGTTGCATCGGACGATACGACAGATGACTCTGATTCTCTTTCATCTGTCGATTCATTTCCAGTTGAGG ATTCTATGCTGGCAAGAAGCCTGAACGAATTTACTCCGTCAATTGCAG acTCGTTTACCATTCCTAAGGAAACTGCTTCAACCATATCACAACAGCATGAAGGAAATTGTGGAAAAG ATGCTATCATGACTAGGTCAAAAACAGGTACTAGACAGAATCAACAGAGATCAGGCAAGATGGCTACTCAAG AGGGTGTCTTCAGTAAGCCGAAAGCTGCCAAAAAGGGAAAACGGAGAAAGCCAAGATTACTAATAAAGAAGACTGCTGTTCAAAGTGCACAAG ATGGTGTTGGTACTTCAAAAGAAGTTGCTAAGGAACAGAGACTACGCAAATCAAGAAAGTCTACTTCAAAAG TTTCAGTAAAGGAGCAAGACTCGGTTGCTGATAGTCTTGATGAACTGGAGTCTGGAAGCGATTGTGAAGTTTCCAAAGTCACCTCTACTATAGCAAG GAAATTGAATGGTACAGCAGGGAATGAAGCTTTTCTAGAAATGGAT GAGGATTTATTGACAGCATACTTTACAAGTCATACTTCGTCTAAGGTACACGGGACATCTGACAATACACTTGACAAGTTGTCTATCCCAAGACTGGATCGACAG ACAGTTTCTGCATCTCTTGCATCAGTATTGTCCCATTATGAAAAAGAAAAGGCAGCTCTGCTGGACACCTACTCTTGTCTCTTTGATCAGTGGATGCTACaacttca GAATGGGTTTAGCATCATTGTATTTGGATTTGGTTCTAAGCGATCTGTCTTGGATCAGTTCAGAAAGGAGAAGCTACAAGACAAACATATCCATGTTGTGGTGAATGGGTATTTTCCTGACTTGACTCTGAAAGAG GTATTGTGTCAAGTATCTCTTGGGTTGCTTCAAAAGAGTTTGCCTTATAGCAATCCAATGGCGTATTGTCAAAAAATCAAGGATACTGTTCAAAACTCGAAAG TTCTTCAGCATCTCTTTCTGCTAATTCACAATATCGACGGTCCAAGATTACGAACAAACAAG GTTCAGACAGTGCTGAGCCTATTGGCAGCATTACCATTCATACACCTGATCGCATCACTCGACCATGTGAATGGCCCATTGT TGTGGAATCAAGTAACAGCCGATCGCTTCAACTGGTTATGGTATGACACCACAACATTTGAAGCATATCACGAGGAAACGTTATATGAGAATTCACTCTTGGTTCAAAGTGATCAATCCTACACTGTCACATCTGTCAAACACGTACTCGATAGCCTAACACCGAATGCCAG ATCAATTTTCCTACTGCTCTGTAGATATCAACTTGAACATGTGAAAGACTCGTTCTATATTG GTTGGTCATTCAATGCTCTGTACAAAGCCTGTCGAGAGAATTTTCTTGTAAACACTGATGTGACTCTAAGATCGCAGTTGACCGAATTTCGCGATCACAAACTCATTCAGTCAAAAAAG GGACCTGATGGAGCCGAGATGTTGTATGTGTCTGTAGCACAGTCAGTTGTCAAACAAGTTGTTGATGACTTCCAATGA
- the LOC134194499 gene encoding protein CDV3 homolog — MADDRDLDDFFARKTKKKTKAKGKAFTTSTKIAQNVEQLQHVAREREHAHLQPAPEKPAVQNPEDEEWNDFQEEVVKDLSGLKIIELKKSSSQTEQADLVGEQEPVEDDVPLVKSESNKAAGPWQVVASTSPIPSAAEVVKPTTLTSQDLPAEQSDKKYRPGAFGAMKNKGLAQQSQTSWQQSQPSWQQSQSSWRTRRKAPDVTSEEAFPSLHQSTNRSQSGNYPSADSMEGFRDVKNGIRPPDCSREEVPLAQANKFDALSNSN; from the exons ATGGCGGACGACCGTGATTTGGACGATTTCTTCGCCAGAAAGacgaagaagaagacgaaggCGAAGGGCAAGGCGTTCACCACCAGTACCAAGATTGCACAGAACGTTGAACAATTGCAGCATGTTGCGCGAGAACGTGAGCACGCGCATTTGCAGCCAGCTCCAGAGAAACCAGCTGTACAGAACCCG GAAGATGAAGAGTGGAATGACTTTCAGGAAGAGGTTGTGAAAGACCTGTCTGGTCTGAAGATTATTGAATTGAAGAAAAG CTCATCTCAGACTGAACAAGCTGATCTTGTTGGCGAACAAGAGCCAGTGGAAG ATGACGTTCCTTTGGTGAAATCTGAGTCAAACAAGGCAGCAGGGCCGTGGCAAGTTGTTGCCTCTACTTCGCCCATTCCATCTGCCGCTGAGGTCGTTAAGCCTACTACTTTGACGTCTCAAGACTTGCCTGCTGAACAATCTGATAAGAAATATAGACCTGGTGCATTTGGAGCAATGAAGAATAAAGGACTTGCCCAGCAGAGTCAGACATCATGGCAGCAGAGTCAGCCATCTTGGCAGCAAAGTCAGTCATCGTGGAGAACGAGGAGGAAAGCACCGGATGTAACCAGCGAAGAAGCATTTCCTAGTTTACATCAATCGACTAATAGATCTCAATCTGGTAACTATCCGAGTGCTGACTCTATGGAAGGCTTCCGAGACGTAAAGAATGGAATTCGTCCTCCCGACTGTTCGCGAGAAGAAGTTCCTCTTgcacaagcaaacaagttTGATGCTCTGAGTAATTCTAACTAG